In the genome of SAR324 cluster bacterium, the window TCCTGCAGATGTGTCGGAATTCCGATTCCTGTGTCTGTGATGGAAATTTTCAGCATTTGTTCCGGTTCTTCACTGGCTGAAATGGTCACAGAACCTTCATGGGTGAATTTCACAGCATTGCCCACCAGATTGAACAGAATCTGTTGCAGGCGTTCTTCATCAGCCAGAACAGGAGGCAGGGTTTCAGGCAACTGGTTACGAAGGCTCAGTTTTTTACGTTCAACCGCGGTTTTTGTGAACATGAGAATAATTTCTACCGTTTTGCATAGATCCAGTGAATTTTTATGCAATTCAATTTCCCGATTTTTCATTTTGGAAAAATCAAGAATGTCATTGACCAGGTTCGACAATCGCTTGCCGCTTTGGGCAATCATCTGGAGATTTTCGATCTGCGCTTCGGAAAACGCCGCCAGACTTTCGTCCAGAATCGATTCGGCCAGTCCAATGATGCCATTCAGTGGCGTTCTTAATTCGTGAGACGTGTTGGCCAGAAATTCGTCTTTGAGATGATCCAGTTGAAGTTGTTTCTGATAGAGTTGATCCGTTTTTTCTTTTTCCTCCCGCAAGCGTTCTTTTTCTAATTCATTTTTATGCATTTTGTAACGCACAACCTCCTGAATCCCCAATCCCAGCACCACGATCCCGCTCAACAAACAGAGTGCGATAAACCAACCTTCCATCCAGATGGGCGTTAACACTTCAAAGGAAATATTCCGGGTCGCGCTTTCCTTGCCTGAATCAGCGGTCAACCTGGCATGGAGGGTATATTTTCCGGGGGACAGGTTGGTATAAATGGCCTGATGCAGTTCGGACGTCCACCATTCCCGGTCCAGTGGTTCCAGAAAAAAATGGTATTTGATTTCTTTGGGGAGAAAAGAATAAACACTGTCGAAATGAAAGGTAAGGTTGTTGTATTCAGGATCAAGAGGCGCGGACAACCTTGAGGGAACCTGAGATTGACGGTTAATCTCCACATGGGAAAGATGTATCAGCGGCACCACACCCTGGTCAATCGAGGCCAGTTTCCATTCAATCCGTGAAAGTCCTCCATAGGTGCCCATATAAAGATAGTCCCCCTCAATCCATTTGGCATGAATGTAGACTTCATTGCCTGACAATCCCCGTGCCTTGTTCAGCACCAGCTCAATTTTCATGTCCTGGTTTACCCGATACAGGCTATCAGCCGTCCCGACCCATAATTTGCCGTCAGGAGCCACGATGAGGGCATTGATCACTTCCTCCGTGAGTATGGGCAACAGTTCAAAATGATCATTTTTCCAGACATTGATGCCTTTACCGGTGCCTACCAGCACACCCCAGCGAGGGTCTTCCATTAGGTCCCAGATGTTGGCATGGGTGAGTCCGTGATCTATGCCATAATGTTTCCATTCCTGATGGTCATAAAGGGAAACACCCTTTTCCGAACCAAACCATAGTTTTTTGTCGTGATCTTCCAGAATAACCCACACATTGTTGCTGGGCAGTCCCTTTGAGGTATTCATCACAGGAACTATTGTCTCCTCTGTTATCGTGAACAATCCCTGGTTCTGCATGACAGTCCAGTAAAAGCCTTTGCTGTCTCGCAAAAGCAACAGCGATTGATCGCCCATTTTCTTCAGAATCTCTCCCTCTGGACTGAGTTGGACAATATCCGTATCTGTGCATGCCCAGACCAGGTTGGCTCGGGTATCCAGTTCAATGTGATTCACATAACCGATTTCAACATGCTTCAGCACATTCCAGTCATGATCCATGATCACCAGACCATTTTCACCGCCAATCCAGAAATGGCCACTGGCATCTTCGACAATATCGGTGACGATGGTTTCGGATGGCAATGTGGAAACATTGACGATTTTCCGGGATAACACCATGCTGAGTCCGGCATGCCCCATCCACACAAACCCTTCACGGTCCTGGATCAATGTTACGATGGAAGGCGATCCCAGCAACTCAGCCTGGTAAACCGCCTGGGATTCAGGAGACCATTGCCAGATGTTGGAATTGGAATACGCAAAAAGCTGGTGCCCGATTCCCTGCGTAACGCCTGTCAGTGATTCTTTCAGCATGGAATCAGCCAGTTTGTTGAGCCCACCATCCTGCCAGGCATACAAGGCGTTCGTGCTGACCAGATAGAGCGTTTTATCTGTCTCATTAAATGTCATGGCAAGCACATGAAAATCCACTTCCGTCACATGATCAAACCGGCGCTCAGTGGAATTCCATTGATAAAAGCCTGTTTCCGCTCTCAGAAAAACATTCCCTGCAGAATCCCCTGTCACATACCAGTAAGAATTGGCATCAATGATTCCATTCAAGGGATAGGGGGTGGATTGTCCATTGCGAAACAGATTGGCGCCGGCTTCAGTGATGATCCACAAGCCCTCGTTTTCAGCCGGCCAGAGTGCAAAAATATCATGGCCGATCAACAGGTTTTCAGTCGAGTGGTTGGTGATTGTTTCTTTATCAATGGAACCGATCCCACCATCATAAGTGTACCAGATGATGCCGCTGGTATCCTGTGTGATGGACCGAACGATGGCTCCTCCCAAGCCCTCTGTTTCTGTGAAGTTTTTGAATTCATGGCCATCAAATCGGCTGAGGCCGCCATAGGTGCCGATCCATAAATAGCCTTCACGATCCTGATACAGGGAGAGGACATCATTCTGAACCAGACCATTGCTGCCATTGTAAAAACGGATGGGATATTTCTGCGCAAACACCGGAACACTGGTGAGCAAACAGCACAAGATTATGAAAATAAACCGGAAGATTCGATTATTCATGTGGTTTCCAACTCATTGTCCAGGTGATGGTGAATATAATAACCCAGCTCCTGATCCGATGTTTTGATATGATTCATGAGCCATTGAATACAGAGTTGATACAGATCCAGAATCAGTCTTGATTTGTTATTTGATGTTTCCCAATTCATTTTGAAGACCTTCAATTTTTGTATGAAGGCGTTATGCTGTCGTTTGTGTTTGGGATAATCAGGATACTTCTGATGTTTCATGCACCATTCCTCAGCATTGAAATGGCTCACCACATAACCTGTGAGGAAATCCAGCATGTTTGCGGTTTCAGTTTCGCCATTTCCATTCTGGATTGCGTCATACAGCATGTTCACTCGCTTAAAAATTTCCTCATGTTGTTTGTCGATCACAGGATTATCCACACAGTAAGCATCACTCCAATCTACCCGATCCATAAATTAACTCCTTGATGTGAATTCATCACTTTTGAAATGCAAAATCGCGAATTTGAAAAATTTCTGACAGAAATCTGGATTGTTGTTCAGGATTAGGCACCAGACAGTGCTGTTTTTTGCCGAACCACTGATATCGATGACGGGAAATCAGATCATAAACGCTGTCTCTCCAGCGTTGTGGAAACCATCCCAG includes:
- a CDS encoding response regulator translates to MNNRIFRFIFIILCCLLTSVPVFAQKYPIRFYNGSNGLVQNDVLSLYQDREGYLWIGTYGGLSRFDGHEFKNFTETEGLGGAIVRSITQDTSGIIWYTYDGGIGSIDKETITNHSTENLLIGHDIFALWPAENEGLWIITEAGANLFRNGQSTPYPLNGIIDANSYWYVTGDSAGNVFLRAETGFYQWNSTERRFDHVTEVDFHVLAMTFNETDKTLYLVSTNALYAWQDGGLNKLADSMLKESLTGVTQGIGHQLFAYSNSNIWQWSPESQAVYQAELLGSPSIVTLIQDREGFVWMGHAGLSMVLSRKIVNVSTLPSETIVTDIVEDASGHFWIGGENGLVIMDHDWNVLKHVEIGYVNHIELDTRANLVWACTDTDIVQLSPEGEILKKMGDQSLLLLRDSKGFYWTVMQNQGLFTITEETIVPVMNTSKGLPSNNVWVILEDHDKKLWFGSEKGVSLYDHQEWKHYGIDHGLTHANIWDLMEDPRWGVLVGTGKGINVWKNDHFELLPILTEEVINALIVAPDGKLWVGTADSLYRVNQDMKIELVLNKARGLSGNEVYIHAKWIEGDYLYMGTYGGLSRIEWKLASIDQGVVPLIHLSHVEINRQSQVPSRLSAPLDPEYNNLTFHFDSVYSFLPKEIKYHFFLEPLDREWWTSELHQAIYTNLSPGKYTLHARLTADSGKESATRNISFEVLTPIWMEGWFIALCLLSGIVVLGLGIQEVVRYKMHKNELEKERLREEKEKTDQLYQKQLQLDHLKDEFLANTSHELRTPLNGIIGLAESILDESLAAFSEAQIENLQMIAQSGKRLSNLVNDILDFSKMKNREIELHKNSLDLCKTVEIILMFTKTAVERKKLSLRNQLPETLPPVLADEERLQQILFNLVGNAVKFTHEGSVTISASEEPEQMLKISITDTGIGIPTHLQEKIFNPFEQGDGSTAREYGGTGLGLSITNNLVELHGGKLTVTSEVGKGSTFSFTLPIAKEPPIESSHNIKRVHFIPDQAEHKPLTAGMESPVSDIAVISMELPITRDVRKILIIDDEPVNLRVLKNQLTHHGYEAITANDGFQGLELLANTKFDLIILDLMMPRMSGYEVCSKIRKTYGPSELPIIMLTAKNQISDLIQGLNMGANDYLIKPFNKQELITRVKNHIYLSHTNRAYQRFVPHEFLELLDKESIVDVGLGECIQRHMSVMFADIRSFTSLSEQMTPIENFNFINSYLKRMEPIIWENHGFVDKYIGDEIMALFPQREEDAVNTGIQMLKTLADYNIHRSHNNYEPIKIGIGINSGSMMLGTIGGINRMESTVISDAVNLGARLQGLTKIYKTPLLISQTTFYTLVNTHKHTRFIDQVKVKGKSDAVSVYEVFDADPPELFDGKCKTLKTFETAWLHYQHREFAEAAQLFKECLTQTPGDETSRVFMERCEFLTHEGVKEGWDGIISLDTK
- a CDS encoding hemerythrin family protein, giving the protein MDRVDWSDAYCVDNPVIDKQHEEIFKRVNMLYDAIQNGNGETETANMLDFLTGYVVSHFNAEEWCMKHQKYPDYPKHKRQHNAFIQKLKVFKMNWETSNNKSRLILDLYQLCIQWLMNHIKTSDQELGYYIHHHLDNELETT